The Shinella zoogloeoides genome contains the following window.
GTCGGCCCGACCTCGATCGTGTCCTTCCGCAAGCGGCCGATCGGCAAGGGCGTGGAGATCGTCAACGCGCGGTCCTGCTTCGACTGCCATTTCGACGGCATCCTGTCGAAGCGCGACCAGCTCCGCGAACATATCGAGACCTCGACGCTGTTCTCCAAGGACCAGCAGGACGAGCTGCTCGCCGTCTATGTGCCGCAGGAAAAGCTGAACGAGGTCTACAAGCGCGATACCGACCGCTTCGTCGCCGCGCTCGACCGCCTCGGCATCACGGAAACCACGGCCGGCGGCGGCAAGACCGGCCTGAAGGCGCCGGGCGGCGCGGAGATATTCACCTACTTCGCCGACAAGTACGAAGACCAGTTGGACTTCGAGCAGCTTGCCTCCGAGTTCGACATGACGCCGGAGGAATTCACCTCGGATATCCGCCGCATCGCCGACGTTAATGCCCTGCGCATCGGTCTCGACTGGGTGGCGACGCTCGAAGCCGGCGCAACGATCCCGCGCGTGGAACTGGAAGAGCAATACGCTTTCATGCTGGAGCCGCTTCGCCAGCTCAGGCCGCTGAAGCACGGCGTCAATCCGGACATGCCGGCCGAGACCGGGCAGCAGGTGGCGGGTGGCGATCAGGCGAGCGCGGCCTATGTCGTGCCGGCCTACAAGCAGGACGACAAGGCGCAGGCCGAGAAGGTGAAGCTCGCCCTGCATGTCTCCTCGACCCGCGCGAAGGTCGGGGACCGCCTGAGCTTCGAGCTGAGCACGAACCATGCCTGCGAACTCCAGGTCGTCTATGTGGAGGATACCGGCAATGTCGAGATCATCCCGGATGTGATGATCGGCAGCACCACGCTGGAGCCGGGCGAGCGCCGCATGATCCCGCAGCCCGGAACCGGCAACCTGACCTTCGATTCGCCGTCGCCCGGCGAAACCATGATCGCCGTCTGCAAGGCCGGCGGCCTCGGTGACCGCAAGCTGACCGTGGACAGGGCGAGACAGCTCGTCGCCGGCTCGAAGCAGCCGACGACACGTGGGCTTGCCATCAATCTCGCCAAGCAGGCGGAGGAAGATCACGGGGCGAGCGGCCTGCAGATGGTGACGTTCGAAATCCGGTGATAAGAACGGCAGGGGCCTTGCGGCCCCTGCCATTTTTCGAGGGCTATGAGGGCAGGGCCGACAATGCTGATGCGATCCCTTCGTCGTGAGGCAGTTCCAGATGCAAGGCCGCGCGGCGCCTTTGCCGGAATGGCCGTCGCCGCGACACTCTTTCTTCTGGCTGGCGCTGCGCCGGCAACCGCCGCCTGCGAGGCCTTCACCGGCGTCGTCGAGGCGTTCAATGCGGGCGACGAGGCGAAGGCTCGCGCCTTTGCCGCGGCGGCGGGCACCGCCAATTGCCGCGCCGGCGAGCGCACGCTGATCGGCCGCATCGCATCGCTGACGGTCTTCAACCGCATCACCACGGCTGTCGGAAACGGGGAGAAGCTCTCCGACCATCAGGCGCTGCTGGAGGAGCTTCAGACGCAATATGGCGGCCCGTGGCAGGTCCTCGACGCGCTCGGCGACCTCGCACGCGACCGCAAGGACTACGAACAGGCCGCGCGCCTCTACCAGCTCGCGCTGGAAGACAGCGCGAACGAGACGCTGACGCCGGACTGGATGGCGCCCGATGCGCAATACATCCTGCGTCTCGACAGGCTGGCGAGCGAGATGCGTCTTGCCGCGCCGCGCCCCGTGCAGCTCGCCATGCGCGGCGGCTGCAAGATTTCCTTCCGCGGCGTGAAGATAAAGAAGAAATCGACGCCGGTGCGCTATGTCTTCGGAACTGCGGATTTCACGCCGGAGGGCGAGGAGGCCGCAAAAGACCTTGCCGAATGCCTTAAGGCCGTCAAGCCCGCCTCGATCCGGCTCATCGGCCACACCGATTCCATCGGTTCGACCGAGGCGAACTACACGCTTTCGCTGGCGCGTGCCGAAACGCTGAAGGCCTATCTTTCCAGCGTCGGCTACGCGGGCGCAATCGCGACCGAGGGCAGGGGCGAGGACCAGCCCTTCAAGCCGGACGACGCCAGCGCCTACGACACGGAGATGCTGAACCAGCTCAACCGCCGGGTGGAGGTGGATGTGGAATGATACGGACGCTGCCCCGCCTCCTGGCGCTTTCCCTCGCCATCGCTCTTCCCGGGCCGGCTCTTGCGGCGCAGACCTATGCGCTGGTGGTGGGCGCAGACAAGTATCCCAACGATGTGAGCCTCGACGGCGCCGTGCGCGATGCCGAGGACGTCTACAGGGCGATGAGCGCCGCGGGGTTCACGGTCGTCAAGTTCACCGATGCCGAGGCGCGCAAGGACGTTATCCGCAAGGCCTGGACCGACATGGTTGCGACGGCGGCGGCGGGCGATACGATCATCTTTACCTATGCCGGCCATGGCGCGCAGATGCCCGAGCTTGTCGCCGGCGACGAGGCGGATGGGTTGGACGAATTCCTCCAGCTTCCGGGCTTCGACCGCAATCGTTATGAGGAAACGTCGAACGAGATCATCGTCGACAACGAGATGAATGCCTGGTTCGCCGAGGCGGAAGGCAAGGGTGTGCATGTGCTCTTCGTCTCCGATAGCTGCTTTTCCGGCGGCATGAGCCGATCCGTGACGGGCAAGAGCCGTCTTGCGCCCGCCGTGAAGGTCAAGCTCGCGCCGCCCTCGCAGGAGGCGATCGACGGGGCGAGCTTCAAGGAGATCGATTTCAAGCAGGTGACCGTGCTCGCCGCCTCGCTGGAAAGCCAACCGACCCCGGAGGTCATCATCGACGGCGAGCCGCGCGGCGCGCTGAGCTGGAGCTTCGCCCGCGCCGTGGAGGGCAGCGCCGACCGCGACGGTAACGGCCTCATCACGCGCATCGAGCTTGAGGACTACATCTTCTCGAACGTGAAGAACCGTTCGGAGGCCCTGCAGGTGCCGAACTTCATGCCGCAGGTGGCGCGTTCGGAAAGCGAGGTCGTGGTGACACTGACCCGCGGCCTGCCGGCCGGAACCGCAAGCGACACGGCCGCAGCCGACCGGATCGTGAAGCCGGCCGGCGAACTCGGCTGGACCGGCAAGATCGCCCTGCGGATCGATGGCGACGCGGCAAGGCCGGACAGGGCCGATGGCGCCGGCACGCCCTTCCGCTGGGATGTGGCAAGCGGCGTCTTCTACACGCCCAACGGCGATGTCGCGGCGGAAAATGTCGGGCCGGACCGTATCCAGGCGGTGGTGGACAAGTTCGTCCTGCTCGATTTCCTCAAGGCCGTGGCGAGCCAGAATCCCGGCTCCGTCTCCCTGACGCCGGTAAAGGATATCTATGCCGCCGGCACGCGCCTGCGCTTCGATGCGCCGCCCGGCCGCTATCCGAACATGCTGGTCTTCAACCTCGCCAATACCGGCGAGGTGCAGTTCCTCGACATGCAGGCAGCCGGCAGCGGCGCGTCGCAGTTCAAGCTGACGGATGTCGAGGTCGTCAAACCTTTCGGCGCCGACCATCTCGTCACCATCTGGACCGCCGAGCCGGTCGATGCCATCGGCGCGGTTCTCGCCGACCCCAACGTGACCGCCGCCGCCCTGCTGCAGGCGCTGACGACGCGCCTCGACGGCAAGGCGGCGAGTGTCGCCATCCAGCCTCTCTACACGCGGGAGACGCTCTGATGATCCGCTGCGCCGCCGTCCTGCTTTCGCTTCTGCTGTTTTCCGGCGCGAATGCGGCCGACCGCGCGCTGCTGATCGGTATCGGCACCTATGCCACCCTGCCGGAGAAGCTGTTCCTCGAAGGCCCGAAGAACGACGTGCCGCTGATCGAGAAGCTGCTCAGGGAAAAGCAGGGCTATGCGGCCGATTCGATCCGCATCCTGCGCGACAAGGATGCGAGCCGCGCCGCGATCCTTGCCAGCATCGACGAATGGCTGGTGGCCGGCACGCAGCCGGGCGACCGTGTCTATCTCTACTTTTCCGGCCACGGCCTCCAGGTTAAGGATCAGGACGGCGACGAGGAGGACGGGCTGGACGAGGCGCTGTCGACCTATGATATCGAAGCCGGCGACGGTGACTGGACGAATGTGATCCTCGACGACGAGATCGACGCGATGCTCGCGAAGCTCAAGGATCGCGCCGTGTCCATCGTCATCGATGCCTGCCATTCCGGCACGATCTCGCGGTCCCTTTCCGCACAGGTGGGGGACGTGATGGAAAGCGCGCGTTTCCTGCCGCGCCCCCGCGCAAAGCCGGTGGACGAGTTGAAGACGCGCGGCCTGCGCATCGATCAGGCCATCGTCGATAAACCCGCTGTCGTAAAGCAGGGCGGTGTCGAGGCGTGGAGCGCGGCGTCCTCCTATCAGGTCGCCTGGGACGATACGCGCCTGCCGCCGGAGGAACGCCACGGCGTCTTCACGCTCTCCTATGTCGACGGCCACGAGACCGCCGCATCCGACAGCAACGGCAACGGCATCGTTTCGAATGCCGAACTGCTCGACTATGTGATGAAGCAGTCGCAAGCCTATTGCGCCGCGCAGGACCAGTGCCAGGGCCTCGATCCACAACTCGAGGTCAACCATGCGCTGCTCGGCGCCAGCGCCGTGATCCCGGCCACCGAGACCGGCCAGCAGACGCCGGACTACGGCAAGGTCGAGCAGGTGAAGGTCGAGAATACCACGCAGACCGCCTATGTCGCGGCCGATCCGGTCGATGCCGTCGGTGATATCCTCGGCAAGGCGCAGACCGGCGACGTCACGGTTGCGCTTTCCTCCGACCGCCTGAAGAACGGCGATACATTCCGCATCACGGTGACGAGCG
Protein-coding sequences here:
- a CDS encoding caspase family protein: MIRTLPRLLALSLAIALPGPALAAQTYALVVGADKYPNDVSLDGAVRDAEDVYRAMSAAGFTVVKFTDAEARKDVIRKAWTDMVATAAAGDTIIFTYAGHGAQMPELVAGDEADGLDEFLQLPGFDRNRYEETSNEIIVDNEMNAWFAEAEGKGVHVLFVSDSCFSGGMSRSVTGKSRLAPAVKVKLAPPSQEAIDGASFKEIDFKQVTVLAASLESQPTPEVIIDGEPRGALSWSFARAVEGSADRDGNGLITRIELEDYIFSNVKNRSEALQVPNFMPQVARSESEVVVTLTRGLPAGTASDTAAADRIVKPAGELGWTGKIALRIDGDAARPDRADGAGTPFRWDVASGVFYTPNGDVAAENVGPDRIQAVVDKFVLLDFLKAVASQNPGSVSLTPVKDIYAAGTRLRFDAPPGRYPNMLVFNLANTGEVQFLDMQAAGSGASQFKLTDVEVVKPFGADHLVTIWTAEPVDAIGAVLADPNVTAAALLQALTTRLDGKAASVAIQPLYTRETL
- a CDS encoding caspase family protein, producing the protein MIRCAAVLLSLLLFSGANAADRALLIGIGTYATLPEKLFLEGPKNDVPLIEKLLREKQGYAADSIRILRDKDASRAAILASIDEWLVAGTQPGDRVYLYFSGHGLQVKDQDGDEEDGLDEALSTYDIEAGDGDWTNVILDDEIDAMLAKLKDRAVSIVIDACHSGTISRSLSAQVGDVMESARFLPRPRAKPVDELKTRGLRIDQAIVDKPAVVKQGGVEAWSAASSYQVAWDDTRLPPEERHGVFTLSYVDGHETAASDSNGNGIVSNAELLDYVMKQSQAYCAAQDQCQGLDPQLEVNHALLGASAVIPATETGQQTPDYGKVEQVKVENTTQTAYVAADPVDAVGDILGKAQTGDVTVALSSDRLKNGDTFRITVTSATGGNLVLYDVDRNGKATQIFPNETAQKITRLAANTPITIPDDYYGFDFEAEGPSENVLVAIVVADDVDLTKIAPSDYGLTKELDARTTIAEIAGALNGTWTRDTENRSVNWSLGLLKYTVY
- a CDS encoding OmpA family protein, whose product is MAVAATLFLLAGAAPATAACEAFTGVVEAFNAGDEAKARAFAAAAGTANCRAGERTLIGRIASLTVFNRITTAVGNGEKLSDHQALLEELQTQYGGPWQVLDALGDLARDRKDYEQAARLYQLALEDSANETLTPDWMAPDAQYILRLDRLASEMRLAAPRPVQLAMRGGCKISFRGVKIKKKSTPVRYVFGTADFTPEGEEAAKDLAECLKAVKPASIRLIGHTDSIGSTEANYTLSLARAETLKAYLSSVGYAGAIATEGRGEDQPFKPDDASAYDTEMLNQLNRRVEVDVE